A genome region from Synergistota bacterium includes the following:
- the fhcD gene encoding formylmethanofuran--tetrahydromethanopterin N-formyltransferase, protein MDKVRDTFAEAFKMYGARVIITAINDKWALESARSFTGFATSVIACGCEAGIERILSPDETPDGRHGVSVLIFAMSRKALEDQLLRRIGQCVLTCPTTACFNGLEADETLPIGKSIRYFGDGFQMSKFLNGKRYWRVPVMEGEFLIEESYGIKKAIGGGNILILGDSVESVLEVAERAVSASREVKDVILPFPGGVVRSGSKVGSKYKFLKASTNTAFVPQLRAHTSADLPKGVKSVLEIVFDGLTLEAIKEAMRVAIESALEVKGVIEISAGNYGGNLGQYKIYLRELWEGS, encoded by the coding sequence TTAAGATGTATGGTGCTCGGGTAATTATCACCGCTATTAACGATAAATGGGCTCTGGAGTCTGCGAGGTCATTTACCGGGTTTGCTACTTCAGTTATAGCCTGTGGTTGTGAGGCAGGTATAGAGAGAATCTTATCGCCGGATGAGACTCCGGATGGTAGGCATGGCGTAAGCGTCCTTATATTTGCGATGTCGAGAAAAGCACTTGAGGACCAGCTTTTAAGGAGGATAGGTCAATGCGTTTTAACCTGTCCAACAACAGCTTGCTTTAATGGTCTTGAGGCTGATGAAACCCTTCCTATTGGAAAAAGCATAAGATATTTTGGCGATGGCTTTCAGATGAGCAAGTTTCTTAACGGTAAAAGGTACTGGCGTGTACCAGTGATGGAGGGAGAATTCTTAATCGAGGAGAGCTATGGAATAAAGAAAGCTATAGGCGGTGGGAATATACTGATTCTCGGTGATAGCGTTGAAAGCGTTCTCGAGGTGGCTGAGAGGGCGGTTAGCGCTTCACGGGAGGTAAAAGACGTGATTCTACCCTTCCCTGGGGGCGTTGTAAGAAGTGGAAGTAAGGTTGGTTCTAAGTATAAGTTTCTTAAGGCGTCCACTAATACCGCTTTCGTTCCTCAGCTTCGTGCACATACCTCTGCTGACCTTCCGAAAGGGGTGAAATCGGTCCTTGAGATAGTTTTCGATGGCTTGACACTGGAAGCAATTAAGGAAGCGATGAGAGTTGCCATTGAGTCAGCCTTGGAGGTTAAGGGCGTAATAGAGATAAGTGCTGGAAACTACGGAGGGAACTTGGGGCAGTATAAGATTTACTTAAGAGAGCTGTGGGAGGGATCTTAA